A segment of the Bacillus carboniphilus genome:
AGATTACTTTCAAATGGGAAGAATTGGTCGTGCAGCCGATCAGTTACAAGAAGAGCTCGAAAATCTAATCATTATTGGAATTCCTTACGCTAATGTCGAAGACCGTAGAGCTAAATATCATCCAGATGGTGATAAGCAAACTGCCTATATTAGATTTCTAGCGCATGAATTAGTTCCCTTCATTGATGAACAATTCCCAACCTATCAAGTGGGTTCAGGAAGAGCGTTAGGTGGAGATTCACTTGGTGCTACGGTTTCTTTAATGGCTGCGTTAAAATATCCTAATATATTTGGAAAGGTGTTATTACACTCACCATATGTTGATGAGAAAGTCATTACATTATTAGAGGATTTTGACCAACCTCATTTACTACAACTGTATCACGTTATTGGGAAACAAGAAGTAAACGTTAAAATGACAAATGGCGAAACAATGGACTTTTTAGAACCAAATAGGGATTTACATGACCTAATTGAAGCAAAGGCTATTCGAAACTTTTATGATGAATTCGATGGGGACCATACATGGAAATATTGGCAGCCTGATCTTGTAAGAGCATTACGAATGATGTTTTCTAAGAACTAGTGAAATAATACTATTTGTGGACTATTTAAATAGGATAAGATTAGGAGTATTCGCTATATCCTACTCTTTTGTTCTCTGCTATAATAAAAGGTACACTCACTTAGATTCGGGAACGATCCCCTTTTTAACAACTGCTCATATTTAGTCTAAAATAATAAAGGAGGTTTTTTTATGATGAAATATGGAATTGTTATCTTCCCATCCAAAAAACTACAAGACTTTGCAAACTCATATCGTAAACGCTATGACCCACACTATGCACTTATTCCACCACATCTAACTTTAAAAAATGCATTCGAAGCAGACGATGAAAAAATTAAAGACATCTCTGAAAAACTTGAAGAACTATCTAATCACTACAACCCTTTCCAATTGAGTGTGTATAGGGTGAGTTCATTCCAACCCGTTAATAACGTTATTTATTTGAAGTGCGAACCAAATGAAACCCTAAATGAGCTACACAAAGAATTGCACCAAGATTTTATCGGTGAACAACCAGAGTACTCTTTTGTACCTCATATTACGATTGGACAGAAGCTTTCAGATGACGAGCACTCCGATGTGTACGGTTCTTTAAGAATGCTGGATGTCAATTTTGAAGAAACCATTGACCGTTTTCATCTCCTGTATCAATTAGACAACGGATCATGGACGGTATATGAAACGTTTAGACTAGGAAGAGGGAATTAAACAGTGGAAGTACGTGTTGTTAATACAGAACAAGAATTAAAAGATGCATTCGAAGTAAGAAAGGTCGTTTTCGTCGACGAACAAAACGTACCGTTTGAAGAAGAAATGGATGAGTACGATGAAACCGCGACACACCTTGTGTTGTATCACGAAGGAGTTCCAAGTGGCGCAGGGCGCTTTCGAGTTGTTGAGGGGATTGGAAAAGTAGAACGGATTTGTGTCCTTTCCTCCCTACGTGGACATGGTGCAGGGAAAGCGATAATGAGAAAGATTGAAGAAGTTGCCAAAGATCAAGGTATCTCTTCACTAAAGCTTAATGCACAAACACATGCCATCCCATTTTATGAATCTTTAGGATACGAAGTTATCTCTGATGAATTTATGGACGCTGGCATCCCACATAAGACTATGAAAAAATACATCTGATTTTAAGAAAAACCGGGCAAAAACCGCCCGGTCCTTTTTTGTCTAGTGGATGTCCGATAACTTGTACTCTTTCCCATGTACCCCTTTATAGTACTCCGGGTACATTTC
Coding sequences within it:
- a CDS encoding alpha/beta hydrolase — its product is MANPQGTIEDYIFYSKELEEEIPLLIYKPHHYSTLYKYSVLIVQDGKDYFQMGRIGRAADQLQEELENLIIIGIPYANVEDRRAKYHPDGDKQTAYIRFLAHELVPFIDEQFPTYQVGSGRALGGDSLGATVSLMAALKYPNIFGKVLLHSPYVDEKVITLLEDFDQPHLLQLYHVIGKQEVNVKMTNGETMDFLEPNRDLHDLIEAKAIRNFYDEFDGDHTWKYWQPDLVRALRMMFSKN
- a CDS encoding YjcG family protein, whose amino-acid sequence is MKYGIVIFPSKKLQDFANSYRKRYDPHYALIPPHLTLKNAFEADDEKIKDISEKLEELSNHYNPFQLSVYRVSSFQPVNNVIYLKCEPNETLNELHKELHQDFIGEQPEYSFVPHITIGQKLSDDEHSDVYGSLRMLDVNFEETIDRFHLLYQLDNGSWTVYETFRLGRGN
- a CDS encoding GNAT family N-acetyltransferase, translating into MEVRVVNTEQELKDAFEVRKVVFVDEQNVPFEEEMDEYDETATHLVLYHEGVPSGAGRFRVVEGIGKVERICVLSSLRGHGAGKAIMRKIEEVAKDQGISSLKLNAQTHAIPFYESLGYEVISDEFMDAGIPHKTMKKYI